GCGCGCTGCGCGTGCCGATCGCGGCGGTGACGGGGACGAACGGGAAGTCGACGACGGTGCGGCTGCTCGAGGCGATGCTGCGGGCGGCGGGGCTGCGCGCGCGCGCGGCGGGAAACGTCGGCGACGCGGCGCTCGGGCTGGTCGGCGAGGCGCTCGACGCGGCGGTGCTCGAGGTGTCGTCGTTTCAGCTCGAAGCGGTGGACGCGTTCCGGCCGAAGGCTGCGTTGTTGTTGAACGTGACGCCGGATCATCTCGACCGGCACGGCGACATGGCCGGATATCTCGCGGCGAAGCTGCGGCTCTTCGCGCGGCAGGAGGCGAGCGACGTCGCGATCCTGAGCGGCGACTGCCCCGTCGTCGCGAAGCTCGGAGAGCGCGACTTCGCGGCGCCGGTGTGGCGCTTCTCCGTGCGCGGACCCGTCGCGCGCGGCGCTTGTTATGACGCCGGCGCGCTCGTGCTGCGCCTCGGCGGCGCGGACCAGCGCTTCTCCCTCGACTCGCTGCCGCCGCTACTCGGGCCGCTGCGCAGCAACGCGCTCGCGGCGCTGCTCGGCGCGGTCGCGCTCGGTGCGGAGCCGGCGCGCGCGCTCGCCGCGCTCGAGAGCTTCCGCGCGCTGCCGCATCGCTGCGAGCTCGTGGCCGAGGCGCGCGGCGTGCGCTGGCTCGACGACTCGAAGGCCACGAACCCGAGCGCCGCGGTCGCTGCGGTCGCGAACCTGCCCGGCCCGCTGCTCTGGATCCTCGGCGGCAAGGACAAGGGCCTCGACTTCGCGGAGCTGCTCGAAGCGCCGGTCGCGCGCGTGAAGAAGGCGCTGCTGATCGGCGACAGCGCGGACGCGATCGCCGCGAGCCTCAGCGGGAAGCTCGGGTTCGAGAAGGTCGAGACGCTGGCGCGCGCGGTCGCGCGCGCGAACGAGCTCGCCGCGAGCGGCGACACCGTCCTGCTCTCGCCGGCGTGCGCGAGCTTCGATCAGTTCGCGAACTACGAAGAGCGCGGGCGGCAGTTCGCCGAGCTGGCGCGATCCGTAACGAGAGGTGAGGCATGAGAGGCGAGCTCGCAGCGGCTCCGGGCGAGGACGCGAACATCGGCACGGTGGTGAGCGCCGTCGGCGTGCTCGCCGGCATCGGCGCCGTCGCGGTGTTCAGCGCCACGGCGCCGGACACCGAGACGACCTTCTCGCCCTACTTCGTGCGCCACGCGGCAGGGCTCGTCGCGGGCGCGCTGCTCATGCTCGGCGCCGCGAGCATCCCGCTGAATGCGTGGCGCGTGCTCGCCTACCCGCTGTACGGCATCTCGATCGCCGCACTCGTTGCAACGCTCGTGCTCGGCTTCGTCGCCGGCGGCGCGCGCCGCTGGCTGATGCTGCCCGGCGGCATCGTGTTCCAGCCCGTCGAGCTCGCGAAGCTCGCGACGGTGCTCGCGCTGTGCGCGTTCCTGTTCCGCAACGACGTGCGCAGCGCGCTCACGCCCGCGCGCTGCCTGCAGGCGCTCGGCTTCGCCGCGGCGCCGATGGCGCTGTGCCTGCTGCAGCCCGACCTCGGCAGCGCCGTCGTGATCGCCGCGCTCACCGGCCTCATGCTGTTCGTCGCGGGCGCGCCGATCCGCCTGCTCGCCATGCCGGCTCTGGTGGGGCTCGGCGGCATCGCGGCGTACTGCCTCGCGAATCCGTACGCGATGAAGCGTGTGCTCGCCTTCCGCGATCCGTTCGAAGACTCGACGGGCATCGGCTTTCAGCTCGTGCAGTCCTTCGTCGCGTTCGGCCGCGGCGAGCTGACCGGCACCGGCGTCGGAAACGGCCTCCAGAAGCTGGACTACCTGCCCGAGGCGCACACGGACTTCATCCTCTCCGTGATCGCGGAGGAAACGGGCCTGGTCGGCGTCGCCTTCGTGCTCGGCTTCTTCGCTGCGCTGGTGTGGGCCGGGATGCGCATCGCGCAGCGCGCGCCGCAGCGCTTCGGCTTGTTGTTGGGGTTAGGCGCGACGACGTTCCTCGGGCTCCAGGCCGTGCTGAACGGCGCCGTGGTGATGGGGCTCCTGCCGCCGAAGGGCCTCACGCTGCCGTTCGTCTCGTACGGCCGCAGCTCGCTGCTCGTGTGCTCGATCGCGGCGGGCATCCTGATCGCGGTCGCGCGCGGCGGCGCGGTCGCGAAGCGCGGGAGCCGCTCCGCATGAACGCGCGCATCGCCATCGCGGGAGGCGGCACGGGCGGACACGTCACGCCCGCGCTCGCGCTCGGCGAGGCCCTGCGCGAGCGCGGGGCCGAGCTCGTGTTCGTGGGCGCCGAGCGCGGCATCGAGAAGAAGCTCGTGCCCGACGCCGGCTTCGAGCTCGTGCTGCTCGACGCGCGGCCGCTGATCGGCCGCGGCATCGGCGAACGCATCGGCGCGCTGTTCGCGCTCGGCCGCGCCACGCTCGCGGCGCGGCGCTTGTTACGGGAGCGCCGCATCCAGCTCGTCGTATCGGTGGGCGGCTACGCGTCCGCGCCTGCCGCATTCGCCGCTGCGCTCTCGCGCATCCCCCTCGCGCTCGTGAACACCGATGCGGTGCCCGGCGCCGCGAACCGCGCGATGGCCCGCTTCGCGACGCGCATCTTCGCCGGCTTCGCGGGCGCGCAGGAAGCGCTCGGGCCGCTCGGCGCGCGTACGGTCGTCACGGGCGTGCCGCTGCGCCGCGCGCTGCGCGAGAAGTTCGCGGACGCCGCGAGCGCCGCGCGCGCGGATGCCTCGCGCCCTGCACACCTGTTCGTGTTCGGCGGCAGCCTCGGCGCGCGCCAGATCAACGAGCTGATGATCGCGCTCGCGAAGCCTCTCGCGGAGGCGCGGGTCGAGATCTTCCATCAAACCGGCGAAGCGGACCGCGAGCGCGTCGCCGCCGCTTATCAGGAAGCGGGCGCGCGGGCGGAGGTGGTCGCCTTCGAGCGCGAGATGCCGCGCCGCTACGCCTGGGCCGATCTCGTGGTGTGCCGCGCCGGCGCGATCTCGGTGGCGGAGCTCGCGCTCGCGGGCCGCGCGGCGCTGCTCGTCCCGCTCGGGCACGTGGGCGGCGGCGAGCAGTTCGCGAACGCGCGCGAGCTCGAGCGCACGGGCGCCGCGCGCGTGCTGAACTCGCGCGATCTGTCCGCAGCGGACTTTTCGAGCGCGCTGTTCGAGCTGCTAGGCGACCGCGCACGCCTCGCCGAGATGGGCGCGAAGGCCGCCGCGAGCGCAAAGCCCAACGCAACGAGCGAGATCGCCGAGGCGTGCCTCGCGCTCGCAGGAGGACCGCGCTGATGGCCCGCTTCCGCGGCGTGAAGCGCATCCACTTCGTCGGCATCGGCGGCATCGGCATGTGCGGGCTCGCCGAGCTCTTGCTCGCGCAGGGTTACGCCGTGAGCGGCACCGACCTCGTGAGCGGCGCCACGGTGGAACGTTTGCGCCGCCTCGGCGCGAGCGTCGCGATCGGGCACGACGCGCAGCACGTGGGCGATGCGGATGTCGTGGTCGTGTCGAGCGCGGTGCGCCGTAACAACCCGGAGCTGCTCGCCGCTGAGCAGCGCGCGATCCCGGTGATTCCGCGCGCCGAGATGCTCGCGGAAGTGATGCGCCTCAAGGACGGCATCGCGGTCGCCGGCACGCACGGCAAGACGACGACGACCTCGCTGATCGCACACATCCTCCAGGTAGCGGGCCTCGACCCCACCGTCGTCGTGGGCGGGCGCGTGATGGGTTCGCTCACCACTGCGCAGCGCTCGGTCGCGGCTCGAGAAGCCGCAAGCAGCCCAGCGCCGGCGCAGACGGCGCAGGCTGCGCGCAGCGAGCCGAAGCCGAGCGAAGAGTCGCAAAGGACTGGCGCACGGCTTGGGCAAGGCGCGTTCCTGGTCGCCGAGGCCGACGAGAGCGACGGCTCGTTCCTCCACCTCTCGCCCGTCGTCGCCGTGATCACGAACGTCGAGCCCGAGCACCTCGATCACTACGGCACCGCGGAAGCGATGGAGGCCGCGTTCGCCGCGTTCGCGAATCGCCTTCCATTCTGGGGCCGCGCCGTGCTGTGCATCGACAGCCCCGGCGTGCAGCGCCTGCTCCCGCGCATCGCGCGCCGCCGCACGACCTACGGCTTCTCCGCGCAGGCGGACTGGACCGCGCACGAGGTCGCGCGCGACGGCGCCGGCTCGCGCTTCTCCGTGAAGCGCGCGGGCGAGGTGTTGGGGACCGCGCGCCTCGCGATCCCGGGCCGCCACAACGTGGCCAACGCGCTCGCGGCGCTCGCGGTAGCGGCGGAGGTCGAGGTGCCGTTCGCACAAGCGGCGGCCGCACTCGCGAGCTTCGCGGGGGTCGAGCGCCGCTTCGAGGACAAGGGGACGGTGCGCGGCGTGCGCGTGGTCGACGACTATGGGCACCACCCGACGGAGGTGCGCGCGACGCTCGCCGCCGCGCGCGAGCAGCATGCAGGCCGCCTCGTCGTCGTGTTCCAGCCGCATCGCTACACGCGCACGCGCGACCTGTTCGACGACTTCGCGGCGGCGTTTCACGACGCCGACGTGCTCGTGCTGACCGAGATCTATGCCGCGGGCGAACCGAAGCTCGCGGGCGTGGAGGCCGCAGCGCTCGCCGAGGCCGTGCGCCAGCGCGGCCACCGCGACGTGCGCTTCATCGCCGAGCAGGGCGCGATCGCGCCCGCGCTCGCGAGCGAGCTGCGGGACGGCGACCTGGTCCTCACGCTCGGCGCCGGCTCGATCACGCGGCTCGGTCCGCAGCTGCTCGCAGAGCTGGAGCGCCGGCCATGATCTCGGATGGCGTGCGGACGGAGCTGAAGGACGCGCTCGGAAGCGCGATTCAGTTCGACGTGAGCACTGCACGCCTCACCTCGCTGCGCGTGGGCGGCCTGGCGGACGCGCTCGCGACGCCCCCGAGCCGCGCGGGGCTCGCGAAGCTGCTGCGCGTCGCGCGCCGGCGGCGCCTGCCGGTGCGCGTGATCGGCCGCGGCTTCAACACGATCGTGCGCGACGAGGGCGTCGACGGCGTGCTCGTCTCGCTCGCGGCGCTGAAGAAGCTCGAAGAGCGGCCGGGCAAGTTGTTACGGGTCGAAGCGGGCGTTTCGCACGCGACGCTCACGCGCTTCTGCCGCGAGCGCGGCCTGGCAGGGCTCGAGTTCGGCGTCGGCATCCCCGGAACGCTCGGCGGCTGGATCGCGATGAACGCCGGCATCGGCACGCGTGAAGCGAAGGACGTCGTGCGCGAGATCGAAGTGATGAGCCCGGCAGGAAAAAAGCTGCGCCACTTCACTCGCGACGCGCTGCGCTTCCGCTATCGAGCACTTGTTGGGTTCGCCGAGGGGTCGGTGGTGGTATCTGCGCTGCTCGCGGTGGAGATCGGGGATCGCAAGCGCGTCGAGGAAGAGAGCGAGCGCTTGCTCGCGCGCCGCCGCGAGACGCAGCCGGTCGACCAGCCGTCGTGCGGGTCGGTGTTCAAGAACCCGCGCGGCCACTTCGCCGGGCAGTTGATCGAGGCCGCCGGGCTGAAGGGCGAGCTGCGCGGCGGCGCGATGATCTCGCCGCTGCACGCGAACTTCATCGTGAACGTGGGCGGCGCGAACGCGAGCGACGTGCTCGCGCTGATCGGCCACGCGCGTGCGCTCGTTCGGCTCAAGACCGGCATCCAGCTCGAGCCGGAAGTGAAGATCTGGGGGCGCGACGCGCCCGAGGAGCGAGCGTGATGAAGCTGCGCCTGCCGTTCCGCCGCGAGAAGAGTCGCCTCGGCCTCACGAGAAGCGCGCACGCGCCGGCGCGCGCGGAGCGGCGCGCCGCGAAGGCGGGCGTGCTCGCGGGCGCGCTCGCGTGCGGCGCGGCGTTCGGGCACCTGCTCGGCGACGACCTGATCGCGCGCGCGCTGCCCGAGTGGGCGCGCGTGGGCTCACTCGCGGTGGCGGGCAACGTGCACACCGATGCCGCGGTGATCGCGCAGACCGCGGGCGTCGGCGCGAACACGGTGCTCGCCGAGATCGAGCCCGCGGACCTCGCGCGCGCGCTCGAGACGCTGCCGTGGGTGCGCAGCGCGCGCGCCACGACGCTCGCGCCGAACCGCGTCGTCGTCGCGATCGAGGAGCGCGTGCCGGTCGCGGTGGCGCGCCTCGCGGACGGCTCGCGCCATCTCGTCGACGCGAGCGGCGTCGCGTTCGCGCCCGCGCCGCCCGAGACGCGAGGCCCCGAGCTGATCGGCCTCGACGCCCTGCCCGCCTCTGGCAAGGCCGACCCCGCGCTCGCGCGCGGCGTTGCGCTGCTCGAGGCGTGGCTCGCCGCCAAGCTGCCCGAAGCGCGCGCAGTCGAGGTCGCAGGCGCCCGCGCGAGCGAACTGCCGGTGGTCGTGCTCGAAGAGCGCAGCGTGCGCGTGCTGCTCGGACGCGGCGAGCTGGCGCCGAAGCTCGCGCGCCTCCAGCGCACGCTCGGGCTGAACGAGCCCGCGCTCGCGCGCGCGGTCGCGATCGATCTGCGCTTTCCGGGACAAGGCGTGCTGCGGTTCGCGGCGCCTTGCGGGGAGCGCGCGGGAGAGTTGTTAGGGGGAGAGGACGCAGCCGCGGGGACGGACCCGGCGGCGACGGCTTCTGTGGGGGGTGAAGAGCTGTGTCACGCAAAGACAACCTGATCGTCGGACTCGACATCGGGACTACGAAGATCTGCGCCATCGTCGCGGAGGCGACGGAGGCCGGCGTCGACATCGTCGGAATCGGCACGCATCCGTCGAAGGGGCTGCGCAAAGGCGTCGTCGTCGACATCGACGCGACCGTCGACTCGATCAAGCACGCGGTCGAGGAAGCGGAGCTGATGGCCGACTGCGAGATCACGTCGGTGTACGCGGGCATCGCCGGCGGCCACATCGACGGCTTCAACTCGCACGGCATCGTGCCCGTCAAGAACCAAGAGGTGACCGAGGCCGACGTGCGGCGCGTGATCGACGCCGCCAAGGCGGTCGCGATTCCGATGGACCGCGAGGTGATTCACGTCATCCCGCAAGAGTTCATCATCGACGAGCAGGACGGCATCCGCGAGCCGATCGGCATGAGCGGCGTGCGGCTCGAAGCCAAGATCCACATCGTCACTGCCGCCGTGACGAGCGCGCAGAACATCGTGAAGTGCGCGAACAAGGCCGGCCTCAACGTGGTCGACATCGTGCTCGAGCCGCTCGCATCCGCGGAGGCGGTGCTCGCGCAGGACGAGCGCGAGCTCGGCGTGTGCCTGATCGACATCGGCGGCGGCACGACCGACATCGCGGCGTTCGTCGACGGCTCGATCAAGCACACGAGCGTGATCGGCATCGGCGGGTACCACCTCTCGAACGACATCGCGGTCGGATTGCGCACGCCGTTCGAGGAAGCCGAGCGCATCAAGAAGCGCTTCGGCGTCGCGAGCGCGCGCTTCCTCGGCAGCGACGACATCATCACCGTGCCGAGCGTCGGCGGGCGCCGCCCGCGCGAGGTCTCGCGCAAGGTGCTGTGCGAGATCATCGAGCCGCGCATGGAGGAGATCCTCGGCCTCGCGCATCAGGAGATCGTCAAGAGCGGCCTCGACACGCGCATTCCGTCGGGCGTGGTCCTAACAGGTGGCTGCGCCGCGTTATCAGGGATCCAGGAGCTCGCGGAAGAGATCTTCGAAGCGCAGGTGCGGCTCGGCGCGCCGGCGAACGTGGGCGGCCTGCAAGACATCGTGCGCGACCCGATGTACGCGACCGGCGTAGGCCTGATCCTGTTCGGGTACGCGCAAGCGAAGGGCAAGAGCCCGAGCCGCTTCCGGATCCGCGACGAGGGAATCTTCCGGCGCGTGAAGCAGCGCATGCGCGACTGGTTCTACGGCGACCTCGAGTAGCGGCGCATGGATGCTGGGTCCGGGCGAGCGCGGCTCCGGAAGCGCGAGCTGGCCAGCGGCGGCTGGAGACCGCCCCGACCCGACTCGCAGAATTTCGAGACAAACCCGCGGATTTCCTGGGATTCCCTGGTTAGATTTGCGTAGACGCGCTGATGGGGCGCGCAGGGGGGTGAGATGGCGAACGATCGAGACCGGCGGGGCGAGGATCGCCCGCTGGGCAAACTGGGCGGGGGCCTCGACCTACTCGAGGTCGGGCCCGAGGATCGTGCTGACGACGACCTGCTCGAGTTCGAGGACGCGGGCGAGCTGAAGGCGAAGATCCGCGTGATCGGCGTCGGCGGCGCCGGCGGCAACGCGCTCGACACGATGATTCGCTGCGGCCTCGCGGGCGTGGAGTTCATCGCCGCGAACACCGACGCGCAGGCGCTCACGCACAAGCTCGCACCGACGAAGGTGCAGCTCGGCACGCAGGTCACGCGCGGCCTCGGCTGCGGCGCGAACCCGGAGCGCGGGCGCGCGGCGGCGATCGAAGATCGCGACAAGCTGCGCGACTTGTTGATCGGCAGCGACATGGTGTTCGTGACCGCCGGCATGGGCGGCGGCACAGGCACCGGCGCAGCACCGGTGATCGCCGAGATCGCGCGAGAGGTCGGCGCGCTCACGGTGGCGGTCGTGACGAAGCCGTTCCCGTTCGAGGGCAAGCAGCGCGGGCGTCACGCGGACAAGGGGCTCGAAGAGCTTCACCGCGTGTGCGACACGCTGATCACGATCCCGAACCACCGCCTGCTCGCGCTCGCCGGCAAGGACACGCGGATGCAGGAGTCCTTCCGCATCGCCGACGACGTGCTGCTCGGCGCGGTGAAGGGCATCTCGGACCTGATCACGGTGCACGGCCTGATCAATCTCGATTTCGCAGACGTGCGCACGATCATGAACGAGATGGGCCAGGCGCTGATGGGCACCGGCATCGGCGTCGGCGAGAGCCGCGCGAAGGACGCCGCCTACGCCGCGATCTCGAGCCCGCTGCTCGAGGACGTGTCGATCGACGGCGCGCGCGGCGTGCTGATCAACATCACCGGCGGCACCGACATGACGCTGTGGGAGGTGAACGAGGCTTCGACGCTGATCCAGGAGGCGGCGCACGAGGACGCGAACATCATCTTCGGCGCGGTGATCGACGAGAACATGAAGCCCGGCGAGATCCGCGTGACGGTGATCGCGACGGGCCTCGAGGGCGAGCGCAAGCTCGTCGCGCCGGATCGCGGCGCGGCGACCGCGCGCCCCGCGCCGCCGAGCGAGAGCGTGTACGTGCAGCCGATCCGCCGCGAGGCCGCCCCGCAGCCGCGCGCCGAGAAGCCCGTGATCGCGGCGCCGGCGCCCGCACCGGCGCCCCAGACGCAGCGCGCCGCGGCGTCCGTGGTGCAGATCCACGAGCCGGCACAGGCGCCCGAGTTCGTCTCGCCCTTCGAGGACGAGTACGACGTGCCCGCGTTCCTGCGCAAACGCCGCGTCGCCGCGGCTGCCGGCGCGAACGCGAGCGCGGACGACGACGAGCTTCCGGCGTTCCTGCGAAAGACCGCGGACTGATTAGGCCCTGCGAGCCGCCGAGCGGTTCGCAAACATGAGAGCGGCGCCTCCGCACGAGTCGCGGAGGCGCCGTTTCCATTTCCAGGACTCGCCGCCGAGCCTGCGGAGCCGCCATGTCCCAAGACCTCGTCCTCATCGATCGCCGTGCGGACGGCGTCGCCGTGCTCACGCTGAACGACGAGCCGCGCCTCAACGCCATGACCGAGGCCATGGGCGGCGCGATCTCGGGCGCGGTCGCGAAGCTGAGAGAAGATGCGAGCGTGCGCGCGGTCGTCCTCACCGGCGCGGGCCGCGCGTTCTCTGCGGGCGGCGACCTCGACATGCTGGTGCGCATGACGCAGGCCGGAAACGCGGACCGCGGCGGCCCGACGCGCGCGGCGCACCGCGCGTTCATGGGCCGCTTCTATCGCAGCTATCTCGCCGTGCGCGACTTCCCGGTTCCCACCATCGCGGCCATCAACGGTCCCGCGATCGGCGCCGGCCTCTGCGTCGCACTTGCCTGTGATCTGCGCATCGCCGCACGCGAAGCCAAGCTCGGCCTCAACTTCACGAAGCTCGGCATCCACCCCGGCATGGCCGCGACCTGGACGCTGCCGCGCATCGTGGGCAACGCGATCGCGGCCGAGCTCATCTACACGGGCCGGATCGTCGGCGGCGAGGAGGCGGCGCGCATCGGGCTCGCGAACCGCGCGGTTGCGCGCGAGGAAACGCTGCCCGCAGCCCTCGCGCTCGCGAGCGAGATCGCGGCGGCCGCCCCGGTGGCGGTACGCGGCGCGAAGCGATCCCTCGCAATGAGCGCCGGGAGCGACATCGGCGCGCAGCTCGACCAGGAAGCCTCCGAGCAGGCGCTCTGTTACGAGAGCGCGGACCTGCTCGAAGGCCTCGCTGCGGTGAAGGACAAGCGAGAGCCGCGCTTCCAGGGCAACTAGCGGCGGCGCTCGCGACGGCGACGAAGACGATCTCGACGTGACGCCGATCACGGCAAGAATTTCCCGCGAGAACATTCTCAACTCGTGACGCGCGAAGACGAAACGTTCGTGCGGAACTCACACGAGGGACAGAACGAGATGTCGGCGGCAGTCGCGAGCGCACTCAAGAGCAGCAATCTCTGGCTCACCGTCGCGTACATCGCCGCGCTCTTGTTGCTGGCCAAGGCCTACGCCTAAGGGCCGAGAGTTCGGCATCGCCGGCAGCGAGGCGCGGCGATTTCTCCTTGTTTACTTCGCATCGGGCTCGAAGACTCGCCCGCTGCTGCGCGCTTCGCTTGCGGCCTCGGCCGACATGCTTGGCAGGAGCGTTTGACTTCGAGGTCGCTCCAGCTCTCTCGCGAGCGCGGCAATGCACCGAGGTGGCTTCAGGCGCGTCGCCACCTCGGTGCATTGCCGCGGCTACACGAGTGTCGGAGCGAACTCGAAGTCGAACGCTACTCGGTGCGTGTCGGCCGAGGCGCAAGCGAAGCGCGCAGCAAACCGCGGAGTCTTCGACGCGGTTTGCGAAGTAAACAAGGAAGAGCGAGCGACCTCGGTGACGTTGACCGCCTCTACCTCGGCGCCGCCTACAACGCCTCGCTAATCCCCACGATCTCGCTCGCGTTGAAGAAATAGGAGATCTCGAGCTTGGCGGTTGCGGGGGCGTCGCTGCCGTGGGCGGCGTTGCGCTCGATGTCGGTGCCGAAGTCGCCGCGGATCGTGCCCTTGGGCGCCTTCTTCGAGTCGGTCGGGCCCATCAGGTCGCGGTTCTTTTGGATCGCGCCCTCGCCCTCGAGCACGCTGATCACGACCGGGCCGCTCGTCATGAACTTCACGAGATCGCCGTAGAACGG
This window of the Deltaproteobacteria bacterium genome carries:
- the murD gene encoding UDP-N-acetylmuramoyl-L-alanine--D-glutamate ligase; this translates as MKALALSGKTVLVLGLGITGRSAAAFCVERGARVTVADERVDADASGLPASVSVMLGAPSPDPASFDLVVPSPGVPFARYGAQAKCAWGDIELAYRALRVPIAAVTGTNGKSTTVRLLEAMLRAAGLRARAAGNVGDAALGLVGEALDAAVLEVSSFQLEAVDAFRPKAALLLNVTPDHLDRHGDMAGYLAAKLRLFARQEASDVAILSGDCPVVAKLGERDFAAPVWRFSVRGPVARGACYDAGALVLRLGGADQRFSLDSLPPLLGPLRSNALAALLGAVALGAEPARALAALESFRALPHRCELVAEARGVRWLDDSKATNPSAAVAAVANLPGPLLWILGGKDKGLDFAELLEAPVARVKKALLIGDSADAIAASLSGKLGFEKVETLARAVARANELAASGDTVLLSPACASFDQFANYEERGRQFAELARSVTRGEA
- a CDS encoding cell division protein FtsW — protein: MRGELAAAPGEDANIGTVVSAVGVLAGIGAVAVFSATAPDTETTFSPYFVRHAAGLVAGALLMLGAASIPLNAWRVLAYPLYGISIAALVATLVLGFVAGGARRWLMLPGGIVFQPVELAKLATVLALCAFLFRNDVRSALTPARCLQALGFAAAPMALCLLQPDLGSAVVIAALTGLMLFVAGAPIRLLAMPALVGLGGIAAYCLANPYAMKRVLAFRDPFEDSTGIGFQLVQSFVAFGRGELTGTGVGNGLQKLDYLPEAHTDFILSVIAEETGLVGVAFVLGFFAALVWAGMRIAQRAPQRFGLLLGLGATTFLGLQAVLNGAVVMGLLPPKGLTLPFVSYGRSSLLVCSIAAGILIAVARGGAVAKRGSRSA
- the murG gene encoding undecaprenyldiphospho-muramoylpentapeptide beta-N-acetylglucosaminyltransferase, yielding MNARIAIAGGGTGGHVTPALALGEALRERGAELVFVGAERGIEKKLVPDAGFELVLLDARPLIGRGIGERIGALFALGRATLAARRLLRERRIQLVVSVGGYASAPAAFAAALSRIPLALVNTDAVPGAANRAMARFATRIFAGFAGAQEALGPLGARTVVTGVPLRRALREKFADAASAARADASRPAHLFVFGGSLGARQINELMIALAKPLAEARVEIFHQTGEADRERVAAAYQEAGARAEVVAFEREMPRRYAWADLVVCRAGAISVAELALAGRAALLVPLGHVGGGEQFANARELERTGAARVLNSRDLSAADFSSALFELLGDRARLAEMGAKAAASAKPNATSEIAEACLALAGGPR
- the murC gene encoding UDP-N-acetylmuramate--L-alanine ligase — translated: MARFRGVKRIHFVGIGGIGMCGLAELLLAQGYAVSGTDLVSGATVERLRRLGASVAIGHDAQHVGDADVVVVSSAVRRNNPELLAAEQRAIPVIPRAEMLAEVMRLKDGIAVAGTHGKTTTTSLIAHILQVAGLDPTVVVGGRVMGSLTTAQRSVAAREAASSPAPAQTAQAARSEPKPSEESQRTGARLGQGAFLVAEADESDGSFLHLSPVVAVITNVEPEHLDHYGTAEAMEAAFAAFANRLPFWGRAVLCIDSPGVQRLLPRIARRRTTYGFSAQADWTAHEVARDGAGSRFSVKRAGEVLGTARLAIPGRHNVANALAALAVAAEVEVPFAQAAAALASFAGVERRFEDKGTVRGVRVVDDYGHHPTEVRATLAAAREQHAGRLVVVFQPHRYTRTRDLFDDFAAAFHDADVLVLTEIYAAGEPKLAGVEAAALAEAVRQRGHRDVRFIAEQGAIAPALASELRDGDLVLTLGAGSITRLGPQLLAELERRP
- the murB gene encoding UDP-N-acetylmuramate dehydrogenase; amino-acid sequence: MISDGVRTELKDALGSAIQFDVSTARLTSLRVGGLADALATPPSRAGLAKLLRVARRRRLPVRVIGRGFNTIVRDEGVDGVLVSLAALKKLEERPGKLLRVEAGVSHATLTRFCRERGLAGLEFGVGIPGTLGGWIAMNAGIGTREAKDVVREIEVMSPAGKKLRHFTRDALRFRYRALVGFAEGSVVVSALLAVEIGDRKRVEEESERLLARRRETQPVDQPSCGSVFKNPRGHFAGQLIEAAGLKGELRGGAMISPLHANFIVNVGGANASDVLALIGHARALVRLKTGIQLEPEVKIWGRDAPEERA
- a CDS encoding FtsQ-type POTRA domain-containing protein translates to MKLRLPFRREKSRLGLTRSAHAPARAERRAAKAGVLAGALACGAAFGHLLGDDLIARALPEWARVGSLAVAGNVHTDAAVIAQTAGVGANTVLAEIEPADLARALETLPWVRSARATTLAPNRVVVAIEERVPVAVARLADGSRHLVDASGVAFAPAPPETRGPELIGLDALPASGKADPALARGVALLEAWLAAKLPEARAVEVAGARASELPVVVLEERSVRVLLGRGELAPKLARLQRTLGLNEPALARAVAIDLRFPGQGVLRFAAPCGERAGELLGGEDAAAGTDPAATASVGGEELCHAKTT
- the ftsA gene encoding cell division protein FtsA; protein product: MSRKDNLIVGLDIGTTKICAIVAEATEAGVDIVGIGTHPSKGLRKGVVVDIDATVDSIKHAVEEAELMADCEITSVYAGIAGGHIDGFNSHGIVPVKNQEVTEADVRRVIDAAKAVAIPMDREVIHVIPQEFIIDEQDGIREPIGMSGVRLEAKIHIVTAAVTSAQNIVKCANKAGLNVVDIVLEPLASAEAVLAQDERELGVCLIDIGGGTTDIAAFVDGSIKHTSVIGIGGYHLSNDIAVGLRTPFEEAERIKKRFGVASARFLGSDDIITVPSVGGRRPREVSRKVLCEIIEPRMEEILGLAHQEIVKSGLDTRIPSGVVLTGGCAALSGIQELAEEIFEAQVRLGAPANVGGLQDIVRDPMYATGVGLILFGYAQAKGKSPSRFRIRDEGIFRRVKQRMRDWFYGDLE
- the ftsZ gene encoding cell division protein FtsZ; protein product: MANDRDRRGEDRPLGKLGGGLDLLEVGPEDRADDDLLEFEDAGELKAKIRVIGVGGAGGNALDTMIRCGLAGVEFIAANTDAQALTHKLAPTKVQLGTQVTRGLGCGANPERGRAAAIEDRDKLRDLLIGSDMVFVTAGMGGGTGTGAAPVIAEIAREVGALTVAVVTKPFPFEGKQRGRHADKGLEELHRVCDTLITIPNHRLLALAGKDTRMQESFRIADDVLLGAVKGISDLITVHGLINLDFADVRTIMNEMGQALMGTGIGVGESRAKDAAYAAISSPLLEDVSIDGARGVLINITGGTDMTLWEVNEASTLIQEAAHEDANIIFGAVIDENMKPGEIRVTVIATGLEGERKLVAPDRGAATARPAPPSESVYVQPIRREAAPQPRAEKPVIAAPAPAPAPQTQRAAASVVQIHEPAQAPEFVSPFEDEYDVPAFLRKRRVAAAAGANASADDDELPAFLRKTAD
- a CDS encoding enoyl-CoA hydratase/isomerase family protein, whose product is MSQDLVLIDRRADGVAVLTLNDEPRLNAMTEAMGGAISGAVAKLREDASVRAVVLTGAGRAFSAGGDLDMLVRMTQAGNADRGGPTRAAHRAFMGRFYRSYLAVRDFPVPTIAAINGPAIGAGLCVALACDLRIAAREAKLGLNFTKLGIHPGMAATWTLPRIVGNAIAAELIYTGRIVGGEEAARIGLANRAVAREETLPAALALASEIAAAAPVAVRGAKRSLAMSAGSDIGAQLDQEASEQALCYESADLLEGLAAVKDKREPRFQGN
- the ndk gene encoding nucleoside-diphosphate kinase, translated to MAVERTLSIVKPDAVAKGATGEILRRFEAAGLTILAVKKVHLSEQLARGFYAVHKARPFYGDLVKFMTSGPVVISVLEGEGAIQKNRDLMGPTDSKKAPKGTIRGDFGTDIERNAAHGSDAPATAKLEISYFFNASEIVGISEAL